The proteins below come from a single Torulaspora delbrueckii CBS 1146 chromosome 5, complete genome genomic window:
- the YCG1 gene encoding condensin subunit YCG1 (similar to Saccharomyces cerevisiae YCG1 (YDR325W); ancestral locus Anc_5.367) → MNDHVPTDNDVNTKIFHSIADVFQKAQSTYAGHRKHIAVLKKIQSKAVAQGYESAFIYWFNTLVTKILPLKKTEIVGDRIVKLVAAFVASLDREIELLRKNSKAIETVHEEVFSRFVDQFVRHILRGVESKDKNVRYRVVQLLAVMMDNIGELDESLYNLLTWSLNKRVCDKEANVRIQAVFCLTKFQDEDFTDGDSMDDATRTLMKVVQNDASAEVRRAAMLNLVNNPATQSYILERARDVNQVNRRLVYSRILRSMGRDCFEQVDSRIIDQLIKWGLEDREKNVRKACTKLISHDWLNSMDGDLIGLLEKLNVTNSLVAEKAMGCLFQARPDIIAKVKFPEDIWKEFTVEIAFLLRCFYIHCAENKLTDVLETNFPEATRFADILNYYIQERFYGSNNILSEADKRNLDFILQQLLITANKYDFGDEIGRRSMLIVIRNMLGIFELHESLIGIGLQVLKSLSINENDFVTMAIEIINDIRDDDIEKQEQEETLRAKSANGNKEDEENDNLDSFHKVVEDAVSGKSMPSEQDIMKNLQSQKEVRPETVVACLTRSSHMLALVNMPLEQNILITSLIDTIITPAVRNTEPKIRELGVTNLGLCCLLDVQLATDNMYILGMCVSKGNASLKQIALKVIVDIFSVHGSVVVDGEGKVDSISLHKIFYKVLKNDDLPECQVVAAEGLCKLFLTDVFTDDDLFETLVLSYFSPANTSNEALIQAFAFCIPVYCFSHPNHQKRMSRIAADVLLRLCMLWDDLQTSDEPNINRDAMMKPNIIFQQLLHWTDPRKLINQTDDDAEKSNVQLDFVLDITKMLSRIDKKEIKKMLVTNINATQITSGQDYDKLKQALEHIEDVLENETLDSASINSLEKFKKTLMQALDDAYDRRQDKVGEDSDGANAQYSAILESVPTEVQSITKNDQTPSDIITGSVDSDPTSRESGQPSEPSRKRGRYDDEKQTPFGDTSEKSTDTQRNVSFALPTSENEGSDGEMSIDLDDSAYVEK, encoded by the coding sequence atgaatgaCCATGTACCTACCGACAATGATGTAAACACGAAGATCTTTCATTCCATTGCAGATGTCTTTCAAAAAGCTCAGTCAACTTATGCAGGTCATAGGAAGCACATAGCAGTGctgaagaaaattcaatcaAAAGCTGTAGCTCAAGGATATGAATCTGCTTTTATCTATTGGTTCAATACACTTGTTACAAAGATATTGCCATTAAAAAAGACTGAGATTGTTGGAGACCGTATTGTGAAACTAGTGGCTGCCTTTGTGGCCTCGCTTGATCGTGAGATTGAGCTTTTGCGTAAGAATAGcaaagcaattgaaacagTGCATGAGGAGGTCTTCTCAAGGTTTGTGGATCAGTTTGTCAGACATATTCTCAGAGGGGTAGAGAGTAAGGATAAAAATGTGCGGTATAGAGTAGTGCAACTGCTGGCAGTCATGATGGATAATATTGGGGAACTTGATGAATCTCTATACAATTTGCTAACCTGGTCTCTTAATAAAAGAGTATGCGATAAAGAAGCAAACGTTAGAATACAGGCTGTGTTTTGCTTAACAAAATTCCAGGATGAAGATTTTACCGATGGTGACAGTATGGACGATGCAACGCGgactttgatgaaagtggtTCAAAATGACGCTTCTGCCGAAGTTCGTCGAGCGGCTATGTTGAATCTTGTCAATAATCCGGCCACACAGTCCTATATATTAGAGAGAGCCCGGGATGTTAATCAAGTTAATCGTCGATTGGTCTACTCAAGAATCTTGAGATCTATGGGGAGAGATTGTTTCGAACAAGTAGACTCTAGAATCATTGACCAGCTCATTAAATGGGGGTTAGAAGATAGAGAGAAGAATGTACGAAAAGCTTGCACCAAATTGATATCCCACGACTGGCTGAATTCGATGGATGGAGATCTTATAGGGCTTctagaaaaattgaatgTTACTAACTCTTTGGTAGCAGAAAAGGCCATGGGTTGCCTATTTCAAGCTCGTCCTGACATTATTGCGAAAGTCAAATTTCCAGAAGACATCTGGAAAGAGTTTACTGTGGAGATagcttttcttcttagaTGCTTCTATATTCACTGCGCTGAAAACAAACTGACGGACGTCTTGGAGACCAACTTCCCTGAAGCAACTAGATTTGCCGATATTTTGAATTATtatattcaagaaaggttTTACGGAAGCAATAATATTCTGTCAGAAGCAGACAAACGAAACTTGGATTTTATTTTGCAACAATTGTTAATCACAGCAAACAAATATGATTttggtgatgaaattggaagaaggtCGATGCTGATCGTGATCAGAAATATGTTGGGTATCTTTGAGTTGCATGAGAGCCTTATCGGGATTGGTTTACAGGTCTTAAAAAGCTTATCAATTAACGAGAATGATTTTGTCACCATGGCGATCGAAATCATTAATGATATTAGAGATGACGATATTGAGAAGCAGGAGCAGGAAGAAACTTTGAGAGCAAAGAGCGCTAATGGTAATAAAGAGGACGAAGAGAACGATAATTTAGACTCATTTCATAAAGTGGTTGAGGATGCAGTCAGCGGTAAAAGCATGCCTTCAGAACAGGAcataatgaaaaatctacAAAGTCAGAAGGAGGTTAGACCTGAAACTGTAGTCGCGTGTCTGACTCGATCGTCCCATATGCTTGCACTAGTTAACATGCCACTAGAGCAGAATATCTTGATAACTTCTCTGATTGATACTATCATAACTCCCGCTGTCAGGAATACTGAGCCAAAAATAAGGGAGCTTGGTGTCACGAACCTAGGTCTTTGTTGCCTTTTGGATGTCCAACTTGCCACCGATAACATGTACATTTTGGGTATGTGTGTGTCGAAAGGTAACGCATCATTGAAGCAGATCGCGTTGAAGGTTATAGTCGATATTTTCTCTGTGCACGGTTCAGTAGTTGTTGATGGTGAGGGCAAGGTTGACTCGATATCACTCCACAAAATCTTTTACaaggttttgaagaatgacGATTTACCTGAATGCCAGgttgttgctgctgaaGGGCTATGCAAGCTGTTCTTGACCGACGTTTTCACAGATGATGACCTCTTCGAGACGTTGGTTTTGTCCTATTTCTCACCTGCAAATACATCCAACGAGGCCCTTATCCAGGCATTTGCCTTCTGCATCCCTGTATACTGCTTTTCTCATCCAAACCACCAGAAGCGGATGTCAAGAATAGCTGCAGACGTTCTATTAAGACTCTGTATGTTGTGGGATGATCTACAGACCTCTGACGAACCAAATATTAATCGAGATGCCATGATGAAGCCGAATATAATCTTTCAGCAACTACTACACTGGACTGATCCAAGGAAACTGATAAACCAAACAGACGACGATGCTGAGAAAAGTAATGTACAATTGGactttgttcttgacatcACTAAAATGCTTTCCAGAATCGATAAGAAGGAGATTAAGAAGATGCTAGTCACCAACATTAACGCAACACAGATTACCTCTGGTCAAGATTATGATAAACTAAAGCAAGCTTTGGAACATATTGAGGATGTCTTAGAGAACGAAACGCTTGACTCAGCTAGCATTAATTCGCTAGAAAAGTTTAAGAAGACTTTGATGCAAGCGCTAGACGATGCGTATGACAGGCGTCAGGATAAAGTAGGCGAGGATTCAGACGGTGCCAATGCGCAATACTCTGCAATCTTGGAAAGCGTTCCTACTGAAGTACAATCCATTACCAAGAATGATCAAACTCCGAGTGACATAATTACTGGTTCAGTTGACAGCGACCCAACTTCAAGAGAGTCTGGACAACCTTCAGAGCCCAGTAGGAAGAGAGGACGGTACGACGACGAAAAGCAGACGCCGTTTGGGGATACTAGCGAAAAGTCTACTGACACTCAGAGAAATGTTAGCTTCGCCTTGCCCACATCGGAGAATGAGGGTTCGGATGGAGAAATGTCAATCGATTTAGATGACAGTGCAtatgttgaaaaatga
- the UTP4 gene encoding small subunit rRNA maturation protein UTP4 (similar to Saccharomyces cerevisiae UTP4 (YDR324C); ancestral locus Anc_5.366), translating to MTAQDPMMVHRSRFVDMTSGNITALAFSHKSDTQKLTPSDLRLALGRSDGNIEIWNPRDDWFQELVIQSGKNRSIEGLCWRNVPGEALRLFSIGGSTVVTEWNLATGLPLKNYDCNAGVIWSMAIDESQDRLAVGCDNGTVVVIDISGGPGCLEYDGSLMRQEARILTLTWKGNANVIGGCSDGKLRVWSAQKKAEDRGRILHTMKVDKSKKESTLVWSVLYLPNSNQIVSGDSTGSVKFWDFTHATLTQSFKTHIADVLSLTQGADGSQVFSAGVDRKIFQFQQNSGKSQNDRGHKWVNTSNRLIHGNDVRAMCSYQSRGADFLVSGGVEKSLVISSLSSFADGKYRKMPLFASFSKSIIINKAQRFVVMWHESNIRIWHIGDDFDSTSNYKLVCKLVLKDEQNITTCAMSPDGQVLVVARPSSTKLFHLQPLGTKLKVTKLDNDLLLRTGCSLVQFVDNSRIVACSSSNELFTLDLESENDDEMQEIELTEVPATKSSIKIPYMNRINRLAVNGEYAAIAYTCGAVDILDLETLKARTLVRLMNFVTSLRVITGRNSVVLTTADNKIYEFSLNNEDEDSSLLTTWSKKNTENVPAQIQSSSSKCFGTFSSEEDVNKVWFWSAAWLSRLDFSVDLPVSKRKKPKKHSRDGLTITDDSNFLNDNGDAEEENELEVDEAFDLLPAANKFNGESKGKSEKKPIFFTEKYKPILYADLISENELIVIERPAHTSGSHQGAVDLPKLIF from the coding sequence ATGACAGCTCAGGACCCAATGATGGTCCATAGGTCAAGATTTGTGGATATGACCTCGGGGAATATTACTGCGCTGGCGTTTTCTCATAAATCTGACACGCAGAAACTCACACCATCTGATCTACGTTTAGCTTTGGGAAGATCTGATGGGAACATTGAGATTTGGAATCCTCGAGATGACTGGTTTCAGGAGCTAGTGATTCAGTCTGGGAAAAATAGGTCTATTGAAGGATTATGCTGGAGAAACGTTCCTGGTGAAGCATTGAGACTATTCTCTATCGGTGGCTCTACTGTAGTCACAGAATGGAATTTAGCTACTGGGTTACCACTTAAGAATTACGATTGCAACGCTGGTGTAATATGGTCGATGGCAATTGATGAGAGCCAAGATAGATTGGCTGTTGGATGTGACAACGGTACCGTTGTAGTGATTGACATATCGGGAGGTCCAGGTTGTCTGGAATACGATGGCAGTCTGATGAGACAGGAGGCTAGGATATTGACTTTAACATGGAAAGGGAATGCTAATGTTATTGGAGGCTGCTCAGATGGTAAGTTGAGAGTTTGGTCTGCACAGAAGAAAGCCGAAGATAGAGGCAGAATTTTGCATACCATGAAGGTGGATAagtcaaagaaagaatctACGTTAGTGTGGTCAGTCTTGTACTTGCCAAACTCGAATCAAATTGTTTCCGGTGACTCCACAGGCTCTGTAAAGTTTTGGGACTTCACTCATGCTACATTGACGCAATCATTCAAAACTCACATAGCCGATGTTCTCAGTTTGACTCAGGGTGCGGACGGTTCACAAGTCTTTAGTGCAGGTGTTGACAGaaagatatttcaatttcagcaGAATAGTGGTAAATCACAAAATGATCGAGGCCATAAATGGGTGAATACTTCCAACCGTCTGATTCATGGGAATGATGTGAGAGCTATGTGCTCATATCAATCAAGAGGTGCTGATTTCCTCGTTTCTGgtggtgttgaaaagagTTTGGTAATAAGTTCTCTATCATCCTTTGCAGATGGAAAATATAGAAAGATGCCGCTGTTTGCCTCTTTCTCTAAGAGTATaatcatcaacaaagcTCAAAGATTTGTGGTGATGTGGCATGAGTCCAATATCAGAATATGGCATATCGGGGATGATTTCGACTCAACCTCTAACTATAAATTGGTTTGCAAATTGGTCCTGAAGGATGAACAGAATATAACTACATGTGCTATGTCACCCGATGGTCAGGTACTCGTAGTGGCAAGACCTTCTTCCACAAAGCTCTTTCACTTGCAGCCTTTAGGCACAAAGTTGAAAGTCACTAAGCTAGATAACGATCTACTATTACGAACAGGTTGCAGCCTTGTCCAATTTGTGGACAATTCGAGGATTGTTGCTTGCTCTTCTAGCAATGAGCTTTTTACGTTGGACTTGGAATCTGAAAACGATGACGAGATGCAGGAAATTGAGCTCACGGAGGTTCCTGCAACAAAGAGCAGTATTAAAATTCCTTATATGAATAGAATTAATCGTTTGGCCGTCAATGGTGAATATGCGGCAATAGCATATACTTGCGGTgctgttgatattttggatCTGGAAACGTTGAAGGCGAGAACCTTGGTCCGTTTAATGAACTTCGTAACAAGCCTGCGTGTCATTACGGGAAGGAACAGTGTTGTCTTGACGACTGCGGATAACAAGATCTACGAGTTCAGCCTCAACAATGAAGACGAGGACTCGAGTTTACTGACAACTTGGtccaagaagaatacaGAGAATGTACCGGCACAAATTCAGTCATCAAGCTCGAAATGTTTTGGAACCTTTAGttctgaggaagatgtgAATAAAGTTTGGTTTTGGAGTGCAGCATGGCTTTCAAGATTAGATTTCTCAGTCGATCTTCCCGTgagcaagagaaagaaaccTAAAAAGCATAGTCGTGATGGATTGACAATCACAGATGACAGCAACTTCCTGAATGATAACGGGGAcgctgaggaagaaaacgaGTTAGAGGTTGACGAAGCTTTTGACCTCTTGCCGGCTGCAAATAAATTCAACGGAGAAAGCAAAGGAAAATCTGAGAAGAAGCCTATCTTTTTCACCGAGAAGTACAAACCAATCCTTTATGCTGATCTAATATCAGAAAATGAACTCATTGTCATCGAAAGACCCGCTCACACTTCAGGATCTCACCAAGGTGCAGTGGATCTGCCTAAGTTGATCTTCTAA
- the TDEL0E02630 gene encoding uncharacterized protein (similar to Saccharomyces cerevisiae YHR078W; ancestral locus Anc_5.365) translates to MEDIFMVILLAGTAGLTYQWSFNILWFKLGPLFDIVAAPSKKDEVAPKLELNEDTFLYKLYSDYSFSSRKIMKAMRVLFSVAMATYIVTIEIILWQIKTADVQQRADAVTKWIWPLVSLLLSVFLILLQPWFIVMSLLNKFFEERFDIDKLVILSCGCIATLITSLRYTEWGPFYHTDSMLTKLSIIGITMMATLAGVASTSTLYSTFLTVKRCYFPTNSSQNFNLTGSLLWTADDKVADQIDIYKRNIQENVEIVSKIDQEPGGKQSVMRDQLMERIGWFQVEIGNLERIINQPAHVRKLRKAFSFVFLIYCLHKIKSTFTRTVPFVIAHLFNKAGEAPEWETDPLATTVAGILDFVFFRFTHQYELDSLAKQISLLLSTSLFVTSLSTVATTISYLVALLPNRFRVLAMYAMQGSKDFKKLPMHKESSIHSAFAKPPSIIKNLMVSELAGVYVVATILSIRSNLPFDVSEKVNELLGERFTVPSVVIDSWFEMVYAISCILTFVGIKFAERRFSSRSSWISTGIKDRDN, encoded by the coding sequence ATGGAGGACATATTTATGgtgattcttcttgcgGGCACCGCAGGACTTACATATCAATGGTCATTTAATATACTATGGTTTAAACTGGGCCCATTGTTCGATATCGTCGCAGCaccatcaaagaaggatgaagTAGCACCAAAATTGGAACTCAATGAGGATACATTCCTGTACAAACTCTACAGTGATTACTCATTTTCATCTCGGAAGATAATGAAGGCAATGAGAGTGCTTTTCTCAGTGGCCATGGCAACTTATATCGTTACAATTGAAATTATCCTTTGGCAAATCAAGACTGCAGATGTTCAACAGAGGGCTGATGCTGTGACCAAATGGATTTGGCCTCTGGTTTCGCTACTCTTGTCAGTTTTTCTCATTTTGCTTCAACCATGGTTTATTGTCATGTCCCTACTTAACAAgttcttcgaagaaagatttgatATAGATAAACTGGTCATACTCTCATGTGGATGCATTGCTACACTTATAACGTCACTCAGGTACACAGAATGGGGCCCATTTTACCATACGGATAGTATGTTGACAAAATTGTCAATAATAGGAATAACAATGATGGCTACGCTGGCTGGAGTGGCATCTACATCCACTTTATATTCCACATTTTTAACCGTGAAGAGGTGCTACTTTCCAACTAACAGTTCACAGAATTTCAACCTCACTGGTTCCTTACTATGGACTGCAGATGATAAGGTTGCagatcaaattgatataTACAAGCGAAATATCCAGGAAAATGTCGAGATAGTGAGTAAAATCGATCAAGAGCCTGGTGGTAAACAGTCTGTTATGCGGGATCAATTGATGGAGAGGATAGGATGGTTTCAAGTTGAGATTGGAAACCTTGAGAGAATAATCAACCAACCAGCACATGTAAGAAAGCTTAGGAAGGCATTCAGCTTCGTTTTCCTGATCTATTGTCTGCACAAGATTAAATCTacatttacaagaactgTGCCCTTCGTTATAGCGCATCTATTCAACAAGGCAGGAGAGGCCCCAGAGTGGGAAACTGATCCATTGGCGACAACCGTTGCTGGAATCCTAGATTTCGTCTTTTTTCGATTCACCCATCAGTACGAACTAGACTCCCTGGCGAAACAAATTTCCCTACTACTATCAACTTCCTTATTTGTCACTTCATTGTCTACTGTAGCCACTACAATCTCCTACCTAGTCGCACTACTGCCTAATCGCTTTCGTGTCTTAGCAATGTATGCCATGCAAGGTTCTAAGGATTTTAAGAAACTGCCAATGCATAAAGAAAGCTCGATTCACTCAGCTTTTGCGAAGCCCCCCTCTATCATAAAGAATCTCATGGTTTCTGAACTTGCAGGCGTCTACGTAGTAGCAACGATCCTGTCTATTCGATCGAATTTACCATTCGATGTATCAGAAAAGGTGAATGAACTTTTGGGTGAGAGGTTTACAGTCCCAAGCGTTGTCATAGACTCTTGGTTTGAAATGGTGTATGCCATTTCATGCATACTGACCTTCGTAGGGATAAAGTTTGCGGAAAGAAGGTTctcatcaagaagttcatgGATATCAACTGGAATTAAAGATAGAGACAATTAA
- the PEP7 gene encoding phosphatidylinositol-3-phosphate binding protein (similar to Saccharomyces cerevisiae PEP7 (YDR323C); ancestral locus Anc_5.364): MVATGEQASEDFHDSENGELSIFNCPVCSKELSDLRRLNYHLDNDHSFGEPQELATHPVNKQVKGRHKRDGFVAGHLKAFEPGISCCHECGRLLRKGTGIVNCHKCGELFCGAHCRNTIKLDSHGRYDPQKGRWYVCCYKCFGARPGYNDYGSSRELTETLKSLRTMKNEDKQLRIIQLENRLVRLLDGIIAIIRQYKGSLLEGFRVQKDISKLERTVTSWRDDNEATHCNICNQVFDITLRRHHCRLCGNIVCDSRSTNCSNQVPIYNLMNAANDLPFTEATQELVSDNVSIRLCSECIHNLFFQRKFKKEVRQPLSPLLSQCESISNTSRVIIQLTASLGDIERIKSISQAPEQFDVNESNKLRAKLLRAVASYHQSTKQISMIKPKNNAEKKIQQSVRMASSIFIDEKVLQLKSLPCINPPQIYHAPESQEVVKLSNFLADNLSIKEIKEIKQFREELMVLKEQAFLVETMIENAKKQRNFEEINILNGNLQELESRMQTIQEYLGDQSFA; this comes from the coding sequence ATGGTAGCTACAGGGGAGCAGGCATCTGAGGACTTTCATGACTCGgaaaatggtgaattgaGCATCTTTAACTGCCCAGTTTGCTCCAAAGAGTTAAGTGATTTGAGACGTCTAAATTATCACTTGGATAATGATCACAGTTTTGGAGAACCACAAGAATTAGCTACTCACCCAGTTAATAAGCAGGTAAAAGGACGTCATAAAAGGGATGGATTCGTCGCTGGCCACTTAAAAGCATTTGAACCTGGGATTTCGTGCTGCCACGAATGTGGCAGGTTACTGAGAAAGGGAACTGGAATTGTTAATTGTCATAAATGTGGCGAGCTATTCTGTGGAGCCCATTGCCGAAACACTATAAAGTTAGACTCTCATGGACGTTACGATCCTCAGAAGGGAAGATGGTATGTTTGCTGCTATAAATGCTTTGGTGCCAGACCTGGGTATAACGACTACGGAAGTTCAAGAGAGCTAACAGAAACACTGAAGAGCTTAAGGACTATGAAGAACGAGGATAAGCAACTACGaatcattcaattggaaaacAGACTCGTCAGGCTTCTTGATGGGATAATTGCCATCATACGACAATACAAAGGCAGTTTATTGGAAGGCTTTAGGGTACAAAAGgatatttcaaaattggaaaGAACAGTTACTTCTTGGCGAGATGATAATGAAGCAACGCACTGCAATATTTGTAATCAAGTATTTGACATAACGCTCAGACGTCATCATTGCAGGTTATGTGGAAATATAGTTTGTGATAGTCGCTCGACTAATTGCTCGAATCAAGTGCCTATTTACAACCTCATGAATGCAGCTAATGATTTACCTTTCACAGAAGCGACACAGGAACTGGTTTCGGATAACGTATCAATACGCTTGTGCTCCGAATGCATTCACAACTTATTTTTCCAAAGGAAGTTCAAAAAGGAGGTACGACAGCCTCTATCACCGCTGCTATCGCAGTGCGAGAGCATCAGTAACACCTCAAGAGTAATAATTCAACTTACTGCATCTCTAGGTGATATTGAACGTATTAAAAGTATAAGCCAAGCTCCTGAACAATTTGACGTTAACGAATCAAATAAGTTGAGGGCAAAGCTACTACGAGCTGTAGCATCCTACCATCAGTCAACTAAGCAAATATCCATGATCaaaccaaagaacaatGCAGAGAAAAAGATTCAACAATCTGTCCGTATGgcatcttcaattttcaTAGACGAAAAGGTATTGCAATTGAAGTCATTGCCCTGCATCAATCCTCCGCAGATCTATCATGCTCCGGAGAGCCAGGAAGTGGTTAAACTATCGAACTTCCTAGCAGACAACTTAAGCATCAAGGAGATAAAGGAAATTAAACAATTTAGAGAGGAACTGATGGTTCTGAAAGAACAAGCATTCCTTGTGGAAACTATGATTGAAAACGCCAAGAAGCAACGCAATTTTGAGGAAATTAACATTCTAAATGGGAATTTGCAGGAACTCGAGTCAAGAATGCAAACGATACAGGAATACCTCGGTGATCAGAGTTTCGCCTGA